TCGTGCATGAAATCATATTTGAAAAGGGGGTATTTTCGTTATTCAATCTTCAATTCAAGTGTCAGTcttgaaatatttcatgtaaatgtaatgataAATATGGTAAATGCTAAAAGCGTTTTGATATCCAAAAGAAAATTTTTAAGAAAGGTTTTCGTGTATTTTCTTATATCATCATGGAATGaaagcttatatatatatatatatatatatatagatatacatttacTGAAAATAGCAGGTTGTTTTCTTTTGCGATTCGATATATTTTCAGCATTATCTATAAAAACAATGTTGTCTCGATCCTGTTCTTCATCATTTAAGCATGTTgaaacatgttttattattacatgtacttctaATATTATATCTTCTGATATACTGTTAACGCACTTATGTaacggtagttttattttagtgcaTTTCGTGCTGTCTTTGAAGCTCTCATTCACGTACAGCGCTAAATTTATAAAAAGTGTATATCCGgtattgtaatttatatttttcacattTCCACTGAAATTTGACTTTTATAAAATAAGTACGTTTCCAGTACATGGAGCTTATATACAGTTAGACACCACCTCTGTATTCAATGGTCCCAAATGAAAAAATGGTTTTACCTATTTGTCTTTATAGAGAGGTtgaatgtcattcatttgattcTATTTCAGGATACTGCTCTGCACTGGGGATGTTTAATACGAACGTGAATAGCCAAGATGGTAGGTATTATTAATAAAACACAGGTCATGCCTTTTCTTTGCTGTGTGATATGAAATTTCGTGGGTAGTTTCTTTTGATGTGTGAAGATTTTTAATTACCGGTATTCCGCTGGAGGTAAAACggataaaaatcatatgttatgtatatcaaacaaagctggttttatttatttatttatttttggttcTTTACCAACCAAGaaaaaaatggtagtttctaaACGATGAAAAATAGTTCATTACATTTTTCgcagtaaaacaaaatattttgtggtgaaaatataagtgatattttcattggagtaaaaatatcacttttgatattttcactcgattttgaccaatcggaatgcagcattggcagtgaaaatataattttgattctTACGACATTAGTTTCTGCGCGAAAATGGCGTCAAATTTTTGTGTATAAATGCTCATAAAAATACGATGTAATAATCGCAAGGGCacataactctgtaaaatacaatggcgGAATAAACTTTGGCGGAACTACTAGTaatggtcttctgtaaatggaagcgagaaaacaaatgtaataaatagaatattccttgatgaataccagtaatgtttcatctcgtgaggtggaaattttgatatttttcacacGTGCGAAGATCAAAGCTTCCAcccactcgatgaaatataactggtactcatcaagaaacaaggaatatcccCTATATAACTACTTATTACAAGTTAGAATAACGAATAAGATCAGAGATCTGTGACCAACGGCAGTTAATTAGATGTATATCTATTTCTAGACGATCATGTAGCAATTGAAAATAATACCTATGGAAAGACAGGCCACGATTTAAATTACAACCAAATAGTCTAAAATATAACTTtagtaaaaatgtatataaatatcccATTTCTTATAAAcgttatgatatatatatatataataagtatCAAAGAAACACGATTTAACAAAGAATCCGTGGATGTAGCGcggtggtagaaggcgcaggtatgtttggctaggcgattgggtgccgtagatcatgagttcgaggcccggatagggcacaaGTCAATAAATGGTCATGCTTTGTTAagttgtgtttctttgatattttatattacatatagTATATATCATCAATTTGGCCTGTTACTTACCTCCATACTTAAATGACAAATCAGCTTTCAAAAGCAGCGTCTTTCTTCTGGAAATCGTATTTTACTATTGAATGCGATGCTcagtttaaaatattaaatcaatttaaatCTTTTCATTCCAGCCCAAACCAGGAGATGTATCGAAAACCATGAACTCAGCGACCGTTATTACGCTGAAACGAGGGCTTCAAGAAGGGCGATGGAAGTGCTGACGACAGACCACTGTGTTCTGATCACGGGACAAAAGGGAGTAGGTAAAACTGCTCTAGCTTACCATCTACTGTACAAACTTATGTCGTTTGGCAGTTGCAAAATCCATGTTCTCGATGGATTGTCCAAGTTTGACGATGTAAACCCTAACGTTTTTGCCATTGCTCTCGTCGAGTTAAGTGAAATAAAACCGAAGGACAGGGATCGCTTAACAAAAATAACGAAAGAGTTCATATCTAAACAAAAAGAGTTAAGTCTGTACGTCATTTTGACATCAAAAACATCCGGTCGTGATGAGGTCTTACATATAATAGAGCACGTTGACTTATCCATTGACTTAAATGAAGAAGAGAAAGAAAAGATCTATTCTTACGCAACAGTTGATTCTTGAAGTTGAGAAAACAAAAGCTCCATTAATTCCGGAGCAAACGTCAGAGGAAGTGTCTGAAATTGTAAAGGGGTCTTCTTTTCCATTACCTTTCCCATTGACTGCATCCTTGTATGcgcaaaatgaaaaatatcgCCGACTTGGTCCAGATTTCTTCCATTGGCCTGTCGGTTATTTTCTTTCAGAAGTAGAATCATTTTGCAAGGCGGAAGCAATGTATGCACTTTTACTTCAAATGGTCCTCGAAGAAACCGATTACGACAAAAAGGAAGATTTTGACGAATGGCTCAACAAACAACCTTCAAATGTAGAGAGCGCAGCAGAGAGTATCCGAAATCGAATCAATGAACATTTAATTGTGCGCTCGAGGACACCCAACAAGTTTCGACTGCGGAACGATTGTGTTAAAACAGCTCTATGTATGTACTTTGTTAAAAGGGACGTACAGTGTTCCATTAAATTTCTGGATCTAGAATTTGTTGTTGACACAAACATTGTCAGTTGTTTAGTGGAAAACATAGGGAAATGTGTTCATGTTTTCTCTTGCCATGACGATAAGAGTGTTCTAGCAAAACGGCTTTTAAGAGAGATTTTGGATGACAAAAGCAAAAAGGCAACAATGCTTAACAAAAGTGATGCTTGGCTAGACAGTGAGTTTATCTCTTCTCTTATTGATGCATTACAAGTACGTCTTCGAGAGACTGCAAGCGAAAACAAAGAAACTGAAGCGCGCGCATGCATTGAAAAACTATTCAACTGGGCTGTTTCACATAGATGTGTGCTTTTGTGTAAAGGTCTGGTAAAATATATCGGTACAACAACATGGTTTCCAGACACAGAgagagaaatattaaaaaagtaCATGCTTCATGCATGTGCATTGCCCCCTGGTCCACAACCCATTGCTGACAGAAACATTTCCAAAATCGACCTTCTAAAAGTTTTTGTTCAAGTAGAGGTAAGATGCAACTTTTGTCAACCTCTATTGTCGTGCGATGACAATGAAGGTTTACGCTATCTTATGACAGAAGCTGACATGGAACAAGAGCCGAACTGGGGATTTTGGAAATTCCTTAAATCCGCTGCAGCAAAGGGCGATACAATGATTTGCAACTGTGACTTTCTGAGGCTATTATGGCACCCAAAAGAGGATGGAACAAACAAAGATGAAAAAGAAGAGTTAGCTGATTTCGCTGAAAGCGTTAAATCTTTGACAGAAGATAGCGAAATAAACAAAAGGCATTTCTTTTTTAGCTGCATTGAGACGCTTGGCCTGAATTCGCCTCTTGTACAAGCAATGAAGCAGCACAAATTTGACTTGTGTGCTACAAATGAAAAGGGTTACAATGGCTTGCATGTAGCAATAAGTAGTAAGCTACCACATCAGCAGATAGTTAATACAATAATGGTTCTGGCATTATCTGAGCTAGACTTACGACAGCAAGTGGACCATAATGGAGAAACAGCGTTGATGATGGCGGTACAACAGGAAGGTGTAGATGAATGCTGCATCGAAGAACTGCTTAGAGATCCCATGGATCCTAACTTTTCTATCTCTGGTGGTAACACAGCGCTACATCTGTGCATCATGTCAGCTCTCAGTGATGAAACTGTATCAAAAATAGCGTCAAAACTTATAGATCATGGCGCAGACATATACAAACCGTCCAAGACAGGGCAAACGCCTATAAAACTCACGATATCAAAAGGAAAATCAAGATTAAAAACACTAGGATCGCTTGTGAAAGGAGGCAATTCACACACGCAGGCTACACAATATATGTTGCACTACTGTATACAGTTGGATCTGGAAGACTCTGATAAAGAGGAGGTTATTCGTGTGTTGATAAATGAAGGAGTTAGTGTAAACCAAGCAGACGATAAAGGACTCACACCCATCATGTTAGCAATACACGCAACTACCAACAATACGAATCTAGTCTGGGAACTTATAGACAAAGGGGCAGATGTTGCAGCTACAGACGAACAAGGATTGTCTCCCTTACATCATTGTTGTACCGCACAACAAATGTCATCGCAGGTCGCTTTGATAATAGCAGAATGGATAATTCAGCGCGACGATTCACATTTAGATAAGCCTGATTGTAAACAGAAAACGCCATTGATGCATGCAATTACGAATGAGAAGCATTCAACATCCGATCTCGTAGTTTACCTTATAGAGAAGGTTACTAATCTCGAGGCTACAGACTCTGGAAGAAATACAGTGTTACACCTCTTGATGAAATCTCATTTTGAGGACGAAATTATAGGTGACATCGTGCGAACACTCCTAGATAAGAATGTGGATCCATTTAAGCAAAATGCCGACAGTCTAAGCTGTACTATGTGCGGTGTGACTTCCACAAGAAATCGTGTCAAATCCATCTCTCGCATTCTCGAGATGTCAAAGAGTCTGTATAAATCCCACAAGGACCTAAGTGGATGCAATTTTCTTCAtctatgcattgaaaatgatggACTCTCCGATACACATGTGAGTGAATTATGTCGGCAGGCAATTCAGTGCGGAGAATCTATCATAGCGAAATCAAAAGGTAATCAAAGTGCAGTCGATTTGGCTGTTTCTTCACAATCAGTACGACTTAAGACACTATGCTCCATGTTATGTTCTTCTGGAATGAAGTTCACATGCGAAATATATGACATGGTAAAGGCAGCAAACAAATTATCGTACGAACTACTGCAGCTCTTATTGGAGTACAACATCGAGTTAGATGATGAGTGTCGTAAAGAACGATTTCCCTTTCATGATATTCTTTATCATTCCCAAAGCACAGACGAGGGAACTATTGTCCAACCACTCGTCCGTCTAGGCTTTGATATCAATGCAAAAGATTCACGAGGAGATAATGCAGTTTTGGCCGCATGTAGGGCATATTGTTCTAATTCTGTCCTTGAGGAATTAGGTAACGAAAGTCGTCTCACAGACCTTACTGAGAAGAAAGAAACCTACCTTCACTTACTTGCAAAATCTGACAGAAATGATGAAGATACTGAATATGCTATGAATTTGTTGATGCAAATAACCAAAGTAAAAGTAAATCAAGTGAACAATTATAAACGTTCGGCTTTGGCAGAAAGTGTCATCAAGCAAAAAGTGAAGTCTGTTCGGTTTCTATTACAACAAGGTGCAGATCCAAATAAATCGGACAGGGATGGCAAAACCACCGTGCATCATTGCATTGCAGGGGATTGGTTTGACGACAAAGCATGTGAAATGCTAGATATCCTAGCTGCACACAAGGCTGATGTCGAAATATGTGATAACAAGTCCTCAAGTGCTTTGACCATGGCGTCAAGTCATTCAACCCACAGTAGGCTTTTTACGATACTTAGACTGTTAGAGCTTGGTGTAGACGTGTGCGATTCTGACCAATGG
The nucleotide sequence above comes from Argopecten irradians isolate NY chromosome 1, Ai_NY, whole genome shotgun sequence. Encoded proteins:
- the LOC138326835 gene encoding LOW QUALITY PROTEIN: uncharacterized protein (The sequence of the model RefSeq protein was modified relative to this genomic sequence to represent the inferred CDS: deleted 1 base in 1 codon), which produces MADEEDSSSSSDMADDPRIHMADNPRMHMADDPRIQLTDEPRIHMADDPRIQLSDEPRIRMADERRVDIAGDSQNMPVDPSTDKTVDPWNCMADDPVTQITDDSHGDPNMWSRYPIGVDPDNSYESATSDMSMHEDQGKELEQINDDDSSDVFYDCISDEEPIFSSPPEGYIPGMCNSQPADHTLDDAEWESEEEEEVKESQVKELDMDEEKIKEWDINEEAEAGSMSSPQVPVTPDNDVPKPSSMYLGKQAANCAKLVHLSMTTCQEVMREILRHKNPNGKGDSDLRRTLKEWGKKTRQEQQKALLSKDKRKTRRGHQKPSLSSDKRKIMQGQQKSLLSKDEERKLFCGTITYDQLDMSLLYKIARNCLRNNILTDPDHPWDTEPPGYDVSLQACIERLRIFRNEWSHSPNVVVSDERIRNSFKHIRDVVEMTEKHIDIEPQYSLQVDYVQAAELSPDVATLQEQLTKLENERDELRETKMADMEKVMEDLEKQLKRYCSALGMFNTNVNSQDAQTRRCIENHELSDRYYAETRASRRAMEVLTTDHCVLITGQKGVGKTALAYHLLYKLMSFGSCKIHVLDGLSKFDDVNPNVFAIALVELSEIKPKDRDRLTKITKEFISKQKELSLYVILTSKTSGRDEVLHIIEHVDLSIDLNEEEKKRSILTQQLILEVEKTKAPLIPEQTSEEVSEIVKGSSFPLPFPLTASLYAQNEKYRRLGPDFFHWPVGYFLSEVESFCKAEAMYALLLQMVLEETDYDKKEDFDEWLNKQPSNVESAAESIRNRINEHLIVRSRTPNKFRLRNDCVKTALCMYFVKRDVQCSIKFLDLEFVVDTNIVSCLVENIGKCVHVFSCHDDKSVLAKRLLREILDDKSKKATMLNKSDAWLDSEFISSLIDALQVRLRETASENKETEARACIEKLFNWAVSHRCVLLCKGLVKYIGTTTWFPDTEREILKKYMLHACALPPGPQPIADRNISKIDLLKVFVQVEVRCNFCQPLLSCDDNEGLRYLMTEADMEQEPNWGFWKFLKSAAAKGDTMICNCDFLRLLWHPKEDGTNKDEKEELADFAESVKSLTEDSEINKRHFFFSCIETLGLNSPLVQAMKQHKFDLCATNEKGYNGLHVAISSKLPHQQIVNTIMVLALSELDLRQQVDHNGETALMMAVQQEGVDECCIEELLRDPMDPNFSISGGNTALHLCIMSALSDETVSKIASKLIDHGADIYKPSKTGQTPIKLTISKGKSRLKTLGSLVKGGNSHTQATQYMLHYCIQLDLEDSDKEEVIRVLINEGVSVNQADDKGLTPIMLAIHATTNNTNLVWELIDKGADVAATDEQGLSPLHHCCTAQQMSSQVALIIAEWIIQRDDSHLDKPDCKQKTPLMHAITNEKHSTSDLVVYLIEKVTNLEATDSGRNTVLHLLMKSHFEDEIIGDIVRTLLDKNVDPFKQNADSLSCTMCGVTSTRNRVKSISRILEMSKSLYKSHKDLSGCNFLHLCIENDGLSDTHVSELCRQAIQCGESIIAKSKGNQSAVDLAVSSQSVRLKTLCSMLCSSGMKFTCEIYDMVKAANKLSYELLQLLLEYNIELDDECRKERFPFHDILYHSQSTDEGTIVQPLVRLGFDINAKDSRGDNAVLAACRAYCSNSVLEELGNESRLTDLTEKKETYLHLLAKSDRNDEDTEYAMNLLMQITKVKVNQVNNYKRSALAESVIKQKVKSVRFLLQQGADPNKSDRDGKTTVHHCIAGDWFDDKACEMLDILAAHKADVEICDNKSSSALTMASSHSTHSRLFTILRLLELGVDVCDSDQWGSSPISNCLIHLRGHRKATVVERAGRLTVLRMYGVEPFCKDNNDKTAVDLCDKLAREKELLQVKIVDLSKFYEDIVKGAFASLDGSDNYHHIAYPVKKLKPRVLQLLKYSAKLLHRKMFDVCKNDVEHDEDLNTLNDFLGNENSNAVCPVQGIDKRMSTSSDSDEGPPA